From a region of the Bermanella marisrubri genome:
- a CDS encoding DUF1289 domain-containing protein, with protein MQQVELFPVPNPCVGVCQSNAKGYCMGCLRSRVERQKWNEMMPAEKMKVLDLCKLRKQKLEAIIAKKKAQQDSQLSD; from the coding sequence ATGCAGCAAGTCGAATTATTCCCAGTTCCCAACCCGTGTGTCGGGGTTTGTCAAAGCAATGCCAAAGGCTATTGCATGGGATGCTTGCGCTCGCGGGTCGAGCGCCAGAAGTGGAATGAGATGATGCCTGCGGAAAAAATGAAGGTTCTGGACCTTTGTAAGCTTCGTAAGCAAAAACTCGAAGCCATTATCGCGAAAAAGAAAGCCCAGCAAGATTCACAGCTCTCAGACTAA
- a CDS encoding NAD(P)H-binding protein, translated as MHILMAGGSGATGQAALNSLFKDTPCDITLINRHHQPIDAPEGFHICQSSRGFSNLDDLEVNEIDVAICCLGTTIKQAGSQDAFKAVDLDGVLAFANLAKHRGCKRFIVISSVGANAQSKNFYLRTKGEMELGLERLGFEQLVILRPSLLLGQRHEFRLAESLASWLAPLLSPFLLGSLKQYRPTKIQHVGQCIAHLAHGDEHVVAGITLLDSSKITQIAD; from the coding sequence ATGCATATTTTGATGGCCGGAGGTTCCGGCGCCACCGGTCAAGCCGCATTAAACTCACTTTTTAAAGACACCCCTTGTGACATAACCCTAATCAATCGTCACCATCAACCGATTGACGCACCTGAAGGCTTTCATATTTGCCAATCAAGTCGTGGCTTTTCCAATCTCGATGACCTTGAGGTAAATGAAATCGACGTGGCGATTTGCTGTCTTGGCACAACGATCAAGCAAGCTGGTAGTCAAGATGCCTTTAAGGCTGTCGATCTTGACGGTGTTTTAGCTTTCGCCAACTTGGCGAAACATCGAGGCTGTAAGCGTTTTATAGTGATTAGCTCTGTCGGTGCCAATGCGCAGAGTAAAAACTTCTACTTGCGTACCAAGGGTGAGATGGAGCTGGGCCTCGAACGCTTGGGTTTTGAACAGCTCGTGATACTACGCCCTAGTCTATTACTTGGTCAGCGCCACGAATTTAGATTGGCGGAAAGCCTTGCTAGTTGGCTAGCCCCCCTGCTCTCTCCCTTTCTACTCGGCTCACTAAAGCAATATAGACCGACCAAAATCCAGCACGTAGGTCAGTGCATAGCTCATTTAGCTCATGGTGATGAACATGTAGTGGCGGGTATTACTCTACTGGATAGTAGCAAAATAACGCAGATTGCTGATTAG
- a CDS encoding TerB family tellurite resistance protein, which translates to MFKSILAWFEGDDSKQEQESPQPEKAAAALLVEVAMADHELTNDESAALAPLLMQHTGITQDEAHSLIEAAHEEVDAATSLHQFTRYLNEHFTIDQKCDLVTTLWKVALSDNQIDPLEESMIRKIADLLHLRHSEYMQSKHAAQGKL; encoded by the coding sequence ATGTTTAAAAGTATTTTGGCGTGGTTTGAAGGTGATGATTCAAAGCAAGAGCAAGAATCGCCTCAACCTGAAAAAGCCGCAGCCGCCTTATTGGTAGAAGTTGCCATGGCTGACCATGAGCTAACCAACGACGAGTCTGCTGCACTAGCACCTTTGCTGATGCAGCACACCGGCATTACGCAAGATGAGGCTCACTCATTAATTGAAGCGGCCCATGAAGAAGTGGATGCCGCAACCTCTTTGCATCAATTCACGCGTTACCTGAACGAGCATTTTACTATCGATCAAAAATGCGACTTGGTAACAACCCTTTGGAAAGTAGCACTAAGCGATAATCAAATCGATCCGCTTGAAGAAAGTATGATTCGCAAGATTGCTGACCTACTTCACTTACGCCACAGCGAGTACATGCAAAGCAAGCATGCCGCTCAAGGAAAACTTTAA
- the tal gene encoding transaldolase: MTTTLEQLKRVTSVVADTGDIEAIKQYVPEDATTNPSLVYKAAQLPQYQSLIADAVDWAKQQSGDVLENTLDMVSVKIGKEILGVVPGFVSTEVDARLSFDTVATVEKARRLIALYEELGVSRDRILIKIASTWEGIQAAKVLEEEGIRCNLTLLFSFVQAIACAQANVTLISPFVGRILDWYKKAEGVDGYPDLEDPGVKSVTRIYRYYKQHNYSTIVMGASFRNTGEIKALAGCDKLTISPALLEELNGSTETLDVRLSNDQASDDAKWDELSEQAFRWEMNEDPMATEKLAEGIRNFAADLRKLEDLLNDQFLAKAS; encoded by the coding sequence ATGACGACCACATTAGAACAATTAAAACGCGTAACCTCCGTAGTTGCTGATACAGGCGATATCGAAGCCATCAAACAGTACGTGCCCGAAGACGCTACTACCAATCCTTCATTAGTATATAAAGCAGCGCAACTGCCACAGTATCAATCATTGATTGCCGATGCTGTTGACTGGGCAAAGCAACAGAGCGGTGATGTGCTCGAAAATACGCTAGATATGGTATCCGTTAAAATCGGTAAAGAGATACTCGGCGTTGTTCCGGGTTTCGTGTCTACGGAAGTGGATGCGCGCTTATCCTTTGATACAGTAGCCACCGTAGAAAAAGCCCGTCGCCTTATTGCCCTATATGAAGAGCTAGGGGTGTCGCGTGATCGAATCCTGATTAAAATTGCCTCCACATGGGAAGGCATACAAGCAGCCAAAGTACTTGAGGAAGAAGGTATTCGCTGCAATCTAACTTTGCTATTCAGCTTTGTCCAAGCGATAGCCTGTGCTCAGGCCAATGTGACTTTGATCAGTCCTTTTGTTGGCCGCATTCTTGATTGGTATAAAAAAGCAGAAGGCGTTGATGGCTATCCAGACCTTGAAGATCCGGGCGTAAAATCGGTTACTCGCATCTATCGTTATTACAAGCAGCACAATTACAGCACGATTGTTATGGGCGCCAGCTTCCGCAATACAGGTGAGATCAAAGCCTTGGCAGGTTGCGACAAGTTGACCATTTCCCCTGCGCTTTTAGAAGAACTAAACGGCAGCACTGAAACCCTAGACGTTCGCTTATCAAATGATCAAGCAAGTGACGATGCCAAGTGGGATGAGCTTAGCGAGCAAGCATTCCGTTGGGAAATGAACGAAGACCCAATGGCCACTGAAAAATTGGCTGAAGGCATCCGAAACTTTGCTGCTGATTTACGTAAACTAGAAGATCTACTAAACGACCAATTTTTAGCGAAAGCGAGTTAA
- the dusA gene encoding tRNA dihydrouridine(20/20a) synthase DusA — protein MTTKTLPDNARRFCTAPMMDWSDSHCRLFWRTLSKDAFLYTEMVTTGALIHGDGGPDRFIRYRDEEHPVALQLGGSNPKDLAQCAKIAQDFGYDEVNLNVGCPSDRVQNNMIGACLMGHPQLVADCIKAMQDAVEIPVTVKHRIGIDDQDSYEHLHHFVDTVAATGCETFIIHGRKAILDGLSPKENREIPPLRYEVVQQIKQDLPQLEVILNGGIKTHKEATEHLKWADGVMLGREAYHNPSVLMDVDALYYGHEPQTKDKKDCIRALYPHIEDHLSKGFKLSYVTRHILGLFNGQPGSRLFRRHLSEQAFKKDASIQTIEDALAYMPD, from the coding sequence ATGACCACCAAAACGCTTCCCGATAATGCCCGTCGCTTCTGTACCGCCCCTATGATGGATTGGTCAGATAGCCATTGTCGTCTGTTTTGGAGGACACTAAGCAAGGATGCCTTCTTGTATACGGAAATGGTCACCACGGGTGCCTTGATTCATGGGGATGGCGGTCCTGATCGCTTTATTCGCTATCGCGATGAAGAACATCCAGTTGCCTTGCAGCTGGGTGGCAGCAACCCTAAGGACTTGGCTCAGTGCGCAAAGATCGCACAGGATTTCGGCTATGACGAAGTCAACCTTAATGTAGGCTGCCCTTCTGATCGCGTACAGAACAATATGATTGGCGCGTGCCTGATGGGTCACCCTCAATTGGTGGCCGACTGTATTAAAGCTATGCAAGATGCGGTAGAGATTCCAGTGACGGTCAAGCATCGCATAGGTATTGATGATCAAGACTCTTACGAGCATCTTCACCACTTTGTCGACACGGTAGCCGCCACTGGCTGCGAGACCTTTATTATCCATGGTCGTAAAGCCATTCTGGATGGACTGTCGCCAAAGGAGAATCGCGAGATTCCACCCCTTCGCTATGAGGTGGTTCAGCAAATTAAGCAGGACCTCCCCCAACTTGAGGTGATCTTAAACGGTGGCATTAAAACCCATAAAGAGGCGACTGAGCATCTTAAGTGGGCAGACGGGGTAATGCTGGGGCGCGAAGCCTATCACAACCCTTCTGTGTTAATGGATGTCGATGCTCTTTACTACGGTCATGAACCGCAGACTAAAGATAAAAAAGACTGCATCCGCGCCCTTTATCCGCATATTGAGGATCACCTGAGTAAAGGCTTTAAGCTATCTTACGTGACACGACACATTTTGGGCTTATTTAATGGTCAGCCAGGTAGCCGCCTGTTCCGTCGTCACTTAAGTGAGCAGGCCTTTAAGAAAGACGCCTCGATTCAAACCATCGAAGACGCCCTCGCCTACATGCCTGATTAA
- a CDS encoding GlsB/YeaQ/YmgE family stress response membrane protein — protein sequence MAIEEILVMLCVGAASGWLAGLLVKGRGFGLLADILLGILGAFIGGFALGLIGITLGGILGSIIKATIGAVLLLLIVRLIKRA from the coding sequence ATGGCAATTGAAGAAATACTTGTAATGCTGTGTGTAGGTGCGGCATCCGGATGGCTTGCCGGCTTACTCGTTAAAGGCCGTGGTTTCGGTCTGCTTGCTGATATCTTGCTTGGTATCTTGGGTGCATTTATAGGTGGGTTTGCGCTTGGTCTTATCGGGATTACTTTAGGTGGCATCCTTGGTTCGATCATAAAAGCAACAATTGGTGCTGTATTGTTGTTATTGATAGTTCGCTTAATAAAAAGAGCTTAA
- a CDS encoding PilT/PilU family type 4a pilus ATPase, whose product MSLIKYLQVLAKHDGSDLYLSTGAVPSAKFQGTLKQLGKEPLKSGQIAKMIESVMDEDQKVEFEEELELNMAVSIPSGGRFRLNMFKQRNEVSVVARNIVAEIPEFEKLGLPEVLKEVVMAKRGLILFVGGTGSGKSTSLASLIDHRNRHSAGHIITIEDPIEFVHKHRKSIINQREVGVDTKSFHAALKNTLRQAPDVILIGEIRDRETMEHALAFAETGHLAISTLHANNANQALDRIVNFFPEERRPQLLQDLGLNMQAIISQRLIPTVDKKRVAAVEVLLGNTTIQDLVMKGDTSGIKEIMAKSENLGMQTFDAALFKLHKAGKITMNEALKNADSENNLRLRIKLDSGEGANEKNAGGFSLENDHDEQTEQELQSA is encoded by the coding sequence ATGTCCCTCATTAAATATCTTCAAGTATTAGCAAAGCACGATGGATCGGATTTGTATTTAAGCACGGGCGCAGTTCCAAGCGCCAAATTCCAAGGAACATTAAAACAATTAGGTAAAGAGCCCTTAAAGTCTGGACAGATTGCTAAGATGATCGAATCCGTAATGGATGAAGATCAGAAGGTTGAGTTTGAGGAAGAGCTAGAGCTTAACATGGCAGTTAGTATTCCTAGTGGTGGTCGCTTCCGGTTGAATATGTTTAAACAAAGAAATGAAGTGTCCGTTGTAGCGAGAAACATCGTTGCCGAAATCCCCGAATTTGAAAAGCTTGGCTTGCCAGAAGTTCTAAAGGAAGTGGTCATGGCAAAGCGCGGATTGATTTTGTTTGTTGGTGGTACAGGCTCAGGTAAATCCACTTCGCTTGCGTCACTGATTGATCACAGGAATCGCCACAGTGCCGGTCACATTATTACTATCGAAGACCCGATAGAGTTTGTTCACAAACACAGGAAGTCTATCATTAATCAAAGGGAGGTTGGTGTAGATACAAAGAGCTTCCATGCTGCTTTAAAAAATACGTTGCGACAAGCTCCTGATGTGATTTTGATTGGAGAAATTCGCGATCGCGAGACAATGGAGCATGCATTAGCATTCGCTGAAACTGGGCATTTGGCGATATCTACGCTGCATGCGAATAATGCGAACCAAGCACTCGACCGCATCGTAAACTTCTTTCCCGAAGAAAGGCGTCCGCAGTTACTTCAAGATTTGGGTTTGAATATGCAAGCTATTATTTCACAGCGTTTGATACCAACCGTTGACAAAAAACGCGTTGCAGCCGTAGAAGTCTTGTTGGGGAATACAACGATTCAAGACTTGGTAATGAAAGGTGATACGAGTGGAATAAAAGAAATTATGGCTAAATCAGAAAACCTAGGGATGCAAACATTTGATGCGGCGTTATTCAAGCTACATAAAGCTGGAAAGATTACAATGAATGAGGCATTAAAGAACGCAGATTCCGAAAACAATCTAAGACTGCGTATTAAGTTAGACAGTGGTGAAGGTGCTAATGAGAAGAACGCCGGAGGGTTTAGCTTAGAAAACGATCATGATGAACAAACCGAGCAAGAGTTACAGAGTGCTTAA